Genomic segment of Alcanivorax borkumensis SK2:
TACCGGTGAGGACTGGCAGAATGTCAGTGCCACCCTAGGGTTAGTGCCCGCCGGTTATCGCCCCCTCCCGGATCTGCACCCTTGGCTGGTACGCCTGGCGACACCACAGCCGGCGATGCGTAAGTCATCGTTGCATTCCGTAATGGCGGAATCTGCGGCCTATGAGACAGATATGGCTCAGCGTATCCAGGCGATGCCCGTGGCAGCGCCTGTGGCGCACGGTTTTGATATGCGTGTACCGCTTTCAGCGCCGCTCAATCTGGCCAGTGGTGACGCTACCGCGCGGCTTCCTTATCAGCAGGCGGCGCTGCCGGTAACTTTGACCCGCGAAAGTTACTTATGGCAGCAGCCGGCAGTGTTACTGGTGGGGGAGTGGCAGAACTCCAGCCCGCTGCCCTGGTTGCCCGGTCACGTTACCCTGTTGCGTGATGGCCAACGCTTGGCCCGTTATTACCGCGGCAACAGTATTAAGCAGGGCGAGCACGTGAAGATGAGTTTCGGTGATGATCCGCGCTTGCAGATTGCGGTGGTGCGCGAACCCTCACAGCAAGGAGAGGTGGGCTTGATCAATAAAGAAAGCACGCTCTCTGCGTTGAAGAATATTACTCTGTCGTCCCATTACGATAAGGCCGTGACGGTGAATTTGTTGGATCGACTTCCGGTCGCCGGAAACGACAATATTACTATCACAGCCAAGGGCAAGGCCGCAGATGCCAAGGATGTGAGTGGCGTGAAAGGACTGCAACGATGGCAGTTCACCTTGCCCGCCGGGGGCGAAGAAAGCCTCAAACAAGGTTTCGAAATTCGCTACCCTGAAGATGCAATTCTGAGCGGTGTAGAGGGCTTGTGAGGAAAGTTCAACGTTGAAAAATGAAACGGATAAGGGTGTAGAGGCTACGTTTT
This window contains:
- a CDS encoding DUF4139 domain-containing protein gives rise to the protein MKRVLLLTCALIPLSLFAADFAVTAPVNKAVLFPAQAHLTRTFSQALPAGEHQLVVKGLPELDLDSLQVAVNGAELLAIRQGFAVGDVDVSAHRAELEAAIRKLEQAMAEAKAADDLDQQQINHLQSLMGQAPQGQAVFAQVPVEKWASAWESIGKAVTQRQTAINQRAEIRHGQQQELDALRQERQLLGQGQTRSRQLILTVAAPNKSTAQVELAYFTGQAGWQNQLRVDLDSGNETVAVTGIAQIHNRTGEDWQNVSATLGLVPAGYRPLPDLHPWLVRLATPQPAMRKSSLHSVMAESAAYETDMAQRIQAMPVAAPVAHGFDMRVPLSAPLNLASGDATARLPYQQAALPVTLTRESYLWQQPAVLLVGEWQNSSPLPWLPGHVTLLRDGQRLARYYRGNSIKQGEHVKMSFGDDPRLQIAVVREPSQQGEVGLINKESTLSALKNITLSSHYDKAVTVNLLDRLPVAGNDNITITAKGKAADAKDVSGVKGLQRWQFTLPAGGEESLKQGFEIRYPEDAILSGVEGL